Proteins encoded together in one Saccopteryx leptura isolate mSacLep1 chromosome 7, mSacLep1_pri_phased_curated, whole genome shotgun sequence window:
- the TMEM169 gene encoding transmembrane protein 169, which produces MEELVPVESQDQLPSPHHGSLRKAVAAALSLDGEPTMGRRKKRKKEPRPESIIIYRSENEEVDEEPGESEGGDQPKEEEGDDFLDYPADDGMWNMPLDSRYVTLTGTITRGKKKGQMVDIHVTLTEKELQELTKPKESLKETATEGREVCQMAADRGPHVVLWTLVCLPVVFILSFVVSFYYGTITWYNIFLVYNEERTFWHKISCCPCLILFYPVLIMAMASSLGLYAAVVQLSWSWGAWWQAAQDMEKGFCGWLCSKLGLEDCSPYSIVELLESDNVSGNLSNKDPTQELETSTV; this is translated from the exons ATGGAAGAGCTGGTACCAGTGGAAAGCCAGGACCAGCTCCCAAGCCCCCACCATGGCTCTCTGAGGAAGGCCGTGGCTGCTGCCCTGTCCCTGGATGGGGAACCCACAATGGGTCgcaggaaaaagaggaagaaggagcccCGCCCAGAATCTATCATCATCTACCGGTCAGAGAATGAGGAAGTGGACGAGGAGCCTGGGGAATCAGAAGGTGGAGACCAGCctaaagaggaggaaggagacgaCTTCCTAGACTATCCTGCCGATGATG GTATGTGGAACATGCCTTTGGATAGCCGCTATGTCACATTAACTGGGACTATCACACGAGGGAAGAAAAAGGGTCAGATGGTAGACATCCACGTCACGTTGACAGAGAAAGAGCTACAGGAATTGACCAAGCCTAAAGAGTCGTTGAAAGAAACAGCAACGGAAGGCAGAGAGGTCTGCCAGATGGCAGCAGACCGTGGGCCCCATGTGGTCCTCTGGACGCTGGTCTGCCTGCCTGTGGTTTTTATCCTCTCTTTTGTTGTCTCTTTCTACTATGGTACTATCACTTGGTACAACATCTTCCTCGTTTACAACGAGGAGAGGACCTTTTGGCACAAGATCTCATGTTGTCCTTGCCTCATTCTCTTCTATCCGGTGCTCATCATGGCCATGGCCTCTTCCCTGGGCCTCTATGCGGCTGTGGTTCAGCTCTCGTGGTCCTGGGGGGCCTGGTGGCAAGCTGCCCAGGACATGGAGAAAGGCTTCTGCGGCTGGCTCTGCAGCAAGCTGGGTCTGGAGGACTGCTCTCCCTACAGCATTGTGGAGTTGCTTGAGTCTGACAATGTTTCAGGCAATCTCTCCAACAAGGACCCCACCCAGGAACTAGAGACTTCCACTGTTTAA